The stretch of DNA CCACCGCCACAATGGCCGCCGTGGGAACGGTGGGTGTGGCATCGCTCGTCGCCGCCGGTGTCCCGGCCACCACCGCTGCCGTGGCCGTCCTGGTGTTCTCGTCCTGCGAAGCGGCCGTCCCGCCCGGCGGCGCCCCGCTGTACGTGGCCTGCGGCATCGCGGACGTTGACCCGCTCAGAACATTTGCCCGCCTCCTGACCCATTACGCCCTGCCGCTGCTGGGCATCGGCGTCCTGATCATCCTCGGCATCCTGCCAATCTAGGGAAGTATTCATGCACTCCTTCCGAAGGGCCATCGAAGTCCTCTTCGTCCTGACACTGGCGGTACTGCTGGCCGGCGGCATCCTCTTCGTACTTGGCCAAGCCGTTGCGCTGGTAGCGGGCCAGGGCCAATGGCTCACGCTGCTGAATGAGACCATCAAGACTCGTATCTGCATCGCCGCGTCCATCTGCGCCGTGGCAGGGTTCCTGCTGAGCTACAAGCGCCGGCAGCCGCAGGAACAGTTCCAAAGGGCGGACGCGCGATGAATTCCCTTGACGGCATGTATCCGGACTTTGCCGGGCTCCTGCAACGCGAGGGCAGCCTTGCCGGGACCTCCTGGGGCCTCTTTCCGCGCCCAACCCGAGGAACGCCGTCGTTCATCACCCCCGAGTCTCTGCTTCATGCCCGGGAATGCATACGCAGCGGAACCGTCTTTGGCCTCGACTACCCGGCGGACGCCTTCGACCCCGGAATGTCCCTGAAGCGTGGGGCGCCCCGGCACACCATCTACTCCTCCCACCCGGCACATCGGGACGATTTCCTGGACGGCTACTACCTTCAGGGGTCCAGCCAGGTGGACGGCCTCCGGCACCGCCGGGCAGATGATGTGGGGTTCTACAACGGCACCGCCGATGACCGCGTGGTGGAGGGAACCCCGGACCTGGGCATCCAGGAATGGGCTGACGAACCGATCGTTGGCCGTGCGGTGCTGGTGGACCTCGATGGCTACCGCACCGCCCGGGGCGCGCCGATCGACCACGCGGCAGGGGAGCCGCTGCGCCTCGATCTCATTAACGCGGCCCTTGAAGCGCAGTCCGCCACCCTCCGCCCAGGCGACATCCTGCTGCTGCACACGGGATGGTGCGAATGGTTCCTGGACCTGCTGACGGCGGAAAAGCAGAAAGTGCGCGACAGCAGGAAGGCCACGGGAATCGCCCAGTCGCAGGACTTCGTGGCGTGGGCCTGGGACCACCGCCTGGCACTGCTCGCAGCGGACAACTTCGCCCTCGAATGCCTGCCCGCGGTCCCGGACAGCCCCTACCGTGACTCTGCGTTCAACGATCACGGCATGATGCACCAGCAACTCCTTGCCAAGCTGGGCATGCCCCTGGGTGAGCTGTGGCGCCTGGGCCCGCTTGCCCGGCACATGCGCAGCACCGGCCAGTGGGACGCGTTCATCAGCATCAAACCGCTGAACATCACCGGAGGAACGGGCTCGCCCGCCAACGCCACGGCCATCCTGTGAGCTTCAGTTCCGCCGGGTGCTGACCAGCTGCCCGGTCCGACCGGGAATCCGGCCACGCCGTCCCGCGAGCCAGATCGCCGTGGCATTCGCTGAGACAATCAGTGCGATACCCAGCCATTCGTGGAGCACCAGCACCTGGCCCAGCACCACAATTCCGGACAGTGCCGCCAGGATCGGGTTGATGCTCATGTACACCCCGAAAAAGCCGGCAGGAACGAAGCGGAGGGATATCAGGTCGGCAGCGTAGGGAACCACCGAGCACAGGATTCCGGCCGCGGCGGCGTACGCCAGGGATTGTCCGGTGAAGCGGCCGCTGGCGAGCAGGTGGATGGCCACCGGCACGTACAGCGCCAGCGAAACAAGGCTGGCGGCTGCCGGAGCCTGCAGGCCGGGGAGCCGCTGGCCCGCCACGCGGTTCAAGAGTATGTACGCCGCCCAGCCCGCCGCGCCGCCCAGGCCAATGACGATCCCGGCCAGGTCGCTCGCGGGCCCCGGCATCACGAGGACGTACACGCCCACGCCGGCGGCAATCCCGCACAGCAGGTCCCAGCGGCTCCGTGAGGACAGCAGCGCCACCGCCAGCGGACCCAGGAATTCCAGCGTGACCGCCAGCCCCAGCCCAATCCTGTCGATGGCAACGTACAGGCAGATGTTCATCAGGGCCGTGGCCGCGCCCAGCAGGAGGACCGGCCACCACTGCCGCCACGTAAAGCGGTGGAACGGCGGCCGGGCCGCGGGGACCAGCACGGCCGCTGCCACGAGCTGGCGCACGGCCACCACCCCTGCCGGTCCGATCACCGGGAAGGCATGGGCACCGATTCCGGCGCCGATCTGGTTGCTGAGCCCTGCACCGGTCATGGTCAGCAGGCCACGCACTAACGACGACGGCGGCCCGCCAGGGGTGCCGGTCGCACCGCGGGTTTTCCCCTCGCCATGCAGCAAAGAAGCGTCCATCCCCACAGTGTCCGGCCGCGCCCGGTGCCCTGAGAAATGCATGCGCCGCACCTTCTATACGATGAGCGTATGAATGTTGAGCTGCGCTATCTCCGTGCTCTGGTCGCCGTCGTAGACGCCGAAACCTTCACGGACGCCGCCATCGAG from Pseudarthrobacter chlorophenolicus A6 encodes:
- a CDS encoding cyclase family protein, whose amino-acid sequence is MNSLDGMYPDFAGLLQREGSLAGTSWGLFPRPTRGTPSFITPESLLHARECIRSGTVFGLDYPADAFDPGMSLKRGAPRHTIYSSHPAHRDDFLDGYYLQGSSQVDGLRHRRADDVGFYNGTADDRVVEGTPDLGIQEWADEPIVGRAVLVDLDGYRTARGAPIDHAAGEPLRLDLINAALEAQSATLRPGDILLLHTGWCEWFLDLLTAEKQKVRDSRKATGIAQSQDFVAWAWDHRLALLAADNFALECLPAVPDSPYRDSAFNDHGMMHQQLLAKLGMPLGELWRLGPLARHMRSTGQWDAFISIKPLNITGGTGSPANATAIL
- a CDS encoding EamA family transporter; this encodes MDASLLHGEGKTRGATGTPGGPPSSLVRGLLTMTGAGLSNQIGAGIGAHAFPVIGPAGVVAVRQLVAAAVLVPAARPPFHRFTWRQWWPVLLLGAATALMNICLYVAIDRIGLGLAVTLEFLGPLAVALLSSRSRWDLLCGIAAGVGVYVLVMPGPASDLAGIVIGLGGAAGWAAYILLNRVAGQRLPGLQAPAAASLVSLALYVPVAIHLLASGRFTGQSLAYAAAAGILCSVVPYAADLISLRFVPAGFFGVYMSINPILAALSGIVVLGQVLVLHEWLGIALIVSANATAIWLAGRRGRIPGRTGQLVSTRRN